A genomic segment from Vicia villosa cultivar HV-30 ecotype Madison, WI unplaced genomic scaffold, Vvil1.0 ctg.000809F_1_1_3, whole genome shotgun sequence encodes:
- the LOC131631313 gene encoding uncharacterized protein LOC131631313, which yields MEMRGIVLQMQVEWNRLLASNRFNMTMLYNVLNKRIDTVDWRYLFYKNKARPRAQFIAWLICHGKQATKDRLVRFNLLTDAKCDLCRNCEESRAHLFSECPSNYDIWKQVLQWLSYDHRPLPWHEELQWIMHETSRKGSKAQLLKMAFAETLYVLWNRRNNVIFNHSNSIDHVNIIIDAIVYKS from the coding sequence ATGGAGATGAGAGGTATTGTTCTGCAAATGCAGGTGGAGTGGAATCGGTTGCTTGCATCCAACAGATTTAATATGACAATGTTGTACAATGTGCTTAATAAAAGGATAGATACTGTGGACTGGAGATATCTGTTCTATAAGAACAAAGCTAGGCCTCGTGCTCAATTCATTGCTTGGCTTATATGTCATGGAAAACAAGCTACTAAGGATAGATTGGTTAGATTTAATTTGCTAACTGATGCCAAATGTGACCTGTGCAGGAACTGTGAAGAGAGTCGAGCTCACCTCTTCTCTGAATGTCCCTCCAACTATGATATTTGGAAACAAGTTCTGCAGTGGCTGAGTTATGATCATCGTCCCCTGCCTTGGCATGAAGAATTACAGTGGATAATGCATGAAACATCGAGGAAGGGCAGCAAAGCACAGCTCCTTAAAATGGCGTTTGCTGAAACTCTTTATGTGTTATGGAATAGGAGGAATAATGTCATTTTTAATCATTCAAATAGTATAGACCATGTAAATATCATTATAGATGCCATAGTTTACAAGAGTTGA